A window of Thiocapsa bogorovii genomic DNA:
GCACCGTCCCCAATCTGATCGGTCGCCACCGTGCCGGATTGATAGATGTCGTACCTCAGCATCGCCAGATCGCCGTCCAGCTCCAGGTGCGCCACCGCGCCGCGGACGTGGAGATGCAGAAAGCGCACGAGGCTGCGTAAGGCCATCCCTACGTCCGGTGAGTACTTCACCAGCAGGCCCATCAATCCCAGGGAATGCAGATCGGCCTGCTGGCCGACCAGCAGACCCAGATGCTGGCAGCCGGTGCTGTCGACACAGTGCGCCAACAGACGGCTACGGGCCGCGTAGGAAATCCGATTTTCAGGATCATCGAACAGGCTCAGGTCAAACCCCGCCCCGGCCAATACCTCAGCCGGATTGGCACCCAGGCTTCGGAGAGCCGCCGGCAGTGCCATGGTGGCGCCGATACGCAGCTCGGTTGCCGGGTGTGGGGGTGCTGTTCCGCGTCGGGTCATAGTCACGGCGTTTCCACTGCTTGATCTCGTTCGACATCCTAGGCGTTGCTGTCCGGAAATGTCCATTGTTTGTCTTGATATGTCCAGTGCGGCGGCAAGCGCCGTGTTAGAGTCCTACGCTACCGTCGATCTATGCGCGTTGTTGGAGGTCTCCGTCCAGCCGACCGAATTCGACATGACACCCACAGTGACGTTGAGGGGTCGCGTGCCGACGCCGCAACGCACTGAATCCCGAATTGGGCCCGTAACTGCGCCCCGATCAATGAGAGGAGTCGACGATGAATCCAAGGTGGCTTTCGAGTGTCGTTGCAGCGACCTTCCTGCTTGCTTCTACAATGATCCTCTCTGCGTCCGAAGAACAGCAGGTTCCCGAACGCAAACAGACGACCCTCGGTCTCTACATGAATGCCGCGCAGGCCTACGAACAGTGGAAGGCCGCACCTGAGAAAGTGACGATCATCGACGTGCGGACCCCGGAAGAATACGCCTTTGTCGGTCACCCGGAGATGGCATGGAACATCCCCTTCGCCTTTGTCACCTATCAGAGGAAGGACGGCAAGACCGAATACGGCCCGAAGATGAACGCCGATTTTGTAGAGCAGGTGAAAGAGTTAGCGGGAACAACCGACACCGTGCTGCTCATTTGCCGCTCAGGCGACCGCAGCGCCAAGGCGGTCGAACTGTTGGCGGCTGCCGGCCTCGAGAACGTCTACACCGTCACTGACGGATTTGAAGGCGACAAGGTCAAGGATCCCGGCAGCGTCTTTGACGGTAAGCGGATGAGGAACGGCTGGAAGAACTCGGCCCCCTGGGTCTATGACATCGATCCGGAAAAACTCATCCTTGAAGAGTATGCATCAGAGCATAAGCAATAGTGCGGCCTATGGGCCGGACTCGAACCAACCCAGAAGCGACGATCCAGAAGCGATGATCATGATCGATAACCGTTCCGCTATGGTGCGACTGTCTTGCGTTATTGTCTTTGCCGCGGCGGTTCTCGTGAGCGGTTGCGCCACGGATTCCAGCCTCCTCGGCGACGGCACCGGCGTCACCGCCAGCGACCCGACCCGCGTGACGCAGAGCGGCTTCCTGTCGAACTACGGGCGCCTGGCCGCATTGCGTGGCGTGGGGGCGGCGAACTAGGCTGGGACAAGGACGCGCCCATTCAGGGCTCGTCGCTGGTCTAGGTAGCGAGGGCTGCAAAACGATGCGCGATCTATTGCTGTTCGTAAACAATTTTTATGTGATCGCCCGCTTCGTCCGGCAGGTCTTCGTGTTCCTGTGCCTGCTCCTGATGCTGTTGGGGCTCGCCCTGGCCTGGGCGGAAGACTGGACCCTGGGGGACGCCGCCTATTTCACCTTGATCACCGGACTAACCGTGGGCTACGGCGACATCACGCCGGTGACGACACTCGGCCGGATTGCCAGCGTCGCGTCGGCGATTGTAGGCGTTGGCGCGACCGGTCTCTACGTCGCCATCGCCAGCAAGGCGGTCGCCACGGCAATCCGGGGCCAGCGCCCCCGTCGCGACACGAAGATTGCGGACGCTGATGTTGACTAATGGCCCTGCAGCGCGGCGCCGGCGGGCCGCATTCGGACTTGAGCCGGGTCACCCTCGCCACCCTGATGTCTTTGCCGGATGCAGACGAGACCTAAAACAACCACACACGCATGGCCGGCCAACCGATGAAAACGACCACAAGACTTGTCACCTTCCTGGCGCTGCTGCTGTTCGTCTGGTACCTGTTCGCCGACCGCATCACGCCCTACACTTCACTCGCGCGGGTCAAGGCGATCGTGATCGAGGTCGTGCCGCAGGTTTCGGGCTATGTCGCGGCACTTGCGGTGACCAACGCGCAGCTCGTCGAAGGCGGCGACCTGCTGGCCCGGATCGATCAACGACCCTTCGTGCTGGAGGTCGAGAAGGCGCGTTCCGCGCTGCAATCTGCGACCCAGTCCGTCGGCGCCAGCTCCTCCCAGGTCGAGGTCGCCCAGGCCACCCTCACCCAGGCCGAGATCAACCTTGAGAACGTGAAGGTCCAGAGCGCGCGCATCTTCGAGCTGGAGCAGAAGGGGCTGGTCGCCAAGGCCAAGGCCGACGACATGCGCGCCGACCTGGCCGCCGCCGAGAGCAAGGTGGCCGGGGCGCAGGCGGATCTGGAAAAGGCGCGCCAACAGCTGGGTGATCAGGGCGCCGACAATGCGCAGATCCGCTCCGCCATCGCGCAGTTGGGCGAGGCGGAGCTCGATCTGGAATGGACCGAGCTGCACGCGCCCTCGCGCGGTGTCGTGGTCGATCTGACGATCGGCGAGGGCACCTTCGCGAAGGCGGGCCAGGCGCTGATGAACCTGGTGTCCTTCGAGGATGTCTGGGTCGAGGCCTATCTGACCGAGAACAACCTGGCGCGGGTGTCCGTCGGCGATCCGGTGGACATCGTGCTGGATCTCTATCCGGGCCGGATCTTCAAGGGCGAGGTCAGCAGCATCACCAATGCCGCGTCGGTCGGCCCAGACTCGCCCGGTAGCCTGCCGAGCGTACCGAAGGAACAGGCCTGGCTGCGCGACCCGCAGCGTTTTCCGGTGCGTATCCGCATGCTGGGCTACGAGATCGGCAGCGAGAACGCCGACATCCGGCGCAATCTTAACGGCCAGGCCAATGTCATCGTCTACACAGGCGATAACGGGTTCCTGAACGCTCTTGGGGCGGCCTGGATCAGGCTGATCAGCTGGCTCTCCTATGCCTACTGAGCCGTCTACTGAGATCGGGCTCCCTGAGCCGGCGGACGACCAGGCCAGCGCGCGGCAAACCCACGACCGCCGCGCGCTCCGGCTTGGCCTCGGCGTGACCCTTACCTTCGTGATCGCGCTCGCCTACGACTGGACCCTGGCGTATCTCGCGCCCATCTTCACCGCGCCCTTGTTGCAGGCGCCGAGGGCGCCAACCCCGCGCGCGGCGGTCGGCATCCTGCTGGTGACGAGCCTGATCATGGCACTGTGCCTGATGGCGGGCGGCGTGTCGCAAGCCTACCCAGCGCTCTTTCTGCTCGCGCTCTTCCCCGCGTTGTTCTGGACCTTCCGCTCCGGTCTGCGCGGTGGCTCGTCCCTGGTGATGATCCTGCTGCTGGTCGGGCTGATGCTGGTGCCGATGGTCGCGAACACCACGGTCGAGATCACACGGGATGTCGCCGGCTCCTTCGTCGGCAACATCGGCGTCTCGCTGGCGGTGACGCTGCTCCTCTTCGCCCTGCTTCCGCCACTGCCGACCGAGCCGACGCCGGCGCCGAAGCCGGTCTTGCCGGCGGCGGAGGTGGATCGGCGTGCCTGGATCCTGACGGCCATCACCGGTTCCTACGCGGTCGCCTACTTCAGCTTCGGCTGGACCAACGTCCACACACCCATCTACATCGCCATCTACGCTTACAGCGCCAACCTGGCGCGTGGTCTGACCGTCACCAAGGGCATCCTCGCGGCCAATGTCGCGGCGGGTCTAGTCACCTTGGTCATGTACCAACTCACCGTCATGGCGCCGCACTTTCCGTTCGTGGCGACGATGACGCTGGCCGTCGTGCTGGTCCTTGCCCGCATGATCACGTCCGATGCGCCCTGGGCCCCGTTGGCCGGATTCGCTCTCAGCGTGGTGATGATCCTCTACGGCGAATCGATCATCCCCTTCAGCGACGAAGGCGGCGCCAACTTCGCCGATCGCTTGGGCGAGCTCGGCATGGCGGCGATCTACGCGCTGGTGGCGCTCTACGTCCTCGACGCGTATTTTCCCCCGAGAGAGGCTGGATCGGGCGACGCGCAAGCGTCCGCCGCGCCCGCAGCCGAAAACTAGGTGATTTCCGTGTATCAGCAACTTCCCCTGCTCTGTCGTCGTCGGTTCCTGTGTCTTTCAGCATGGATGGCGCTTGTCCCTTTCCTCGTTGGTTGCTCCAAGAGCGAGGAACCGGTTCCGGCGGAAACACCACGGCCGGTGAAGACCGTCGTGGTCGAAGTACCCGATATCGGCGGCGTGCGCCGCTTCCCGGGGCGTATCGATGCGCTGAACAAGGCCGAGGTCGCCTTCCGCGTACCGGGCACCATTGCGGAACTGCCGGTAAAAGAGGGCGACCTGGTCGAGCAGGGGCAGCTGCTCGTCGCCCTGGATCCGACCGACTTCGAGATCACGGTCAAAGACGCCCAGGCCAGCTTCGACCGCGCCGATAACGACTTCAAGCGCGCGCAGGAACTGGTCGAAAAGGACTTTATCTCGCGCACGGACTTCGACGAGAAGGAGGCCCAGTTCAAGAGCGCACAGGCCGCCCTCGATCAGGCCAAGCAGGATCTCTCCTACACCAGGCTGACGGCCTCCTTCCCCGCCACCGTCGCTAAGCGCTACGTGCAGCGTTTCGAAGAGGTCCAGGCCAAGCAGCCGGTGCTGGCGCTGCAGGACAGCACGCAGCTAGAGGTCAGGATCGACATGCCGGAGAACATCATGCTCAGCATCCGGCCCCCGGGAAGCGGCCAGCCGGAGGCCGGACGGGTACCGGTCACGGCCAGCTTCGACAACCGCCCGGGCAGGGAGTTTGATTTGACCCTTCGCGAGGTCGCGACCCGCGCCGATCCCAAGACCCAGACCTTCGAGGTCAGCTTTACCATGCCGGCCCCGAAGGACTTCCTGGTCCTCCCCGGCATGACCGCGACGGTGACCGCGGATCTGAGCAAGGTCGCGACGGCCGACACGGTCTTCTACCTGCCCGCCGCGGCCGTGACCGCCGACGAATCGCTCCAGCCCTTCGTCTGGGTGGTCGACGAGACGACGATGAGGGTGCAAAAGACTCCGGTCGAGGTTGGTCGCTTGACGGGCCGGTCGATCGCGGTCAAGGACGGCCTCACCCCCGGCAGCCGGGTGGTGACCGCCGGTGTTGGCTATCTCGCCGAGGGCATGCCGGTGCGCCTGCTGCCCGAGCGCGAGGAGGCCGAGCCGCGGCCCGGCGAGGTGCCGAGCGAATCGCCGCTTCCCGCCTCGGCCCCGCCTGCATCCTGATGGGAACATCCAAGACCGTGAACATCGGCGAATACTCGGTTCGAAACCCCGTCATTTCCTGGCTGCTGGTCATCATCCTGATCGGCGGCGGGCTCTGGGGCTTTCAGGGCATGGGCAAGCTGGAGGACCCGGCCTTCACCGTCAAGGTGGCCAAGGTCATCACCTATTACCCAGGGGCCTCGGCGCAGCAGGTCCAGGACGAGGTGACCTACCACATCGAAGAGGCCCTCCAGCTCATGGAGCAGGTGAAATGGATCAAGAAGTCCATTTCGCGGCCCGGAATGTCCGACATCACCGTCGAATTCCAGGACAAGTATCGCGGGCCGGACTTTCCGAACATCTACGATGAGCTCAGGCGCAAGATCGCCGACATGCAGCATGAGCTGCCGCCCGGCGCCCAGGCCCCGATCATTGTCGACAGCTTTGCCGACGTCTACGGCATCTACGTGACCTTGGGCGGCGAGGGCTACAGCTGGCGCGATCTCTGGGATACGGCCGATGACCTGAAGAAACAGCTGATCCTGGTCCCTGGGGTGCGCAAGATCGTCATCGACGGCGCGCAGCAGGAGGTGGCCTACCTGACCATCTCGCGCGCCCGCCTGGGCGAGCTCGGCATCCCGGTTGAGCGCATCGCCAGCGTGCTCAAGTCGCAGAACGTGGTGGCCGACGCCGGCAACGTGGCGGTGGGCGACGAGTACCTGCGCATCTGGCCGACCGGCGAGTCGAGCTCGGTGCAGTCCATCGGCGACGTGCTGATCGCATCGGACGAGAAGAAGCTGGTGCGTCTGAGCGATATCGCCGAGATCCAGCGCGCCTACCAGGAGGTCACCGGCAAATACTATTACAGCGACGGCCGGCCGGCGCTGGCCCTGGGCATTTCCCTCCAAGCGGGTCAGAACGTGGTCGCGGTCGGCGAGGCGGTGGACCGGCGCCTGGCCGAGCTGCAGGCCGACGTCCCCATCGGCATGGCGTTGAGCGCGGTCTACGACCAGCCCAAGGAGGTCGATGAATCGGTCAACGGCTTCATCGTCAGCGTCGGCCAGGCGGTGGTCATCGTGCTGGTGGTGCTACTGCTGTTCATGGGCCTGCGCGTCGGCCTCATCATCGGCGCGACGCTGCTGATCACCGTGGCCGGCACCCTGTTCATCATGGCCCTGTACGGAATCGAGCTGCAGCGCATCTCCCTGGGCGCCCTGGTGATCGCACTCGGCATGCTGGTCGACAACGCCATCGTCGTCGCCGAAGGCATGCTGGTGCGCATGAACGCCGGCATGAAGGCGCCCGAGGCGGCCAGCGAGGCGGTCGGCAAGACCATTTGGGCGTTGTTGGGCGGTACCGTCATCGGCATCCTCGCCTTCGCCGGTATCGGCTTTTCGCAGGACAGCACCGGCGAGTTCGCCGGCTCCCTGTTCTACGTCATCCTGATCTCGCTCAGCCTCTCCTGGATCACCGCCATCAGCACCACACCGCTGCTGTGCGGCCTGCTGCTCAAGCCCGGCGAGGCGGGCAGCGAGCAGCAGGATGCCTACAGCGCGGCCCCTTTTCGCATCTACCGCGGGCTGGTCAGCTCGGCCTTGCGCTTGCGCTGGGTCACGATGGGCGTCGTGGTGGGGCTGTTCGTGCTGTCGCTCTGGGGCTTCGGCTTCGTCAAGCAGGCCTTCTTTCCGTATTCCAACACGCCGCTGTTCTTCGTCGACATCTGGGAGCCCCAGGGCACGGACATCCGCAAGACCCGCGAGGACACGCTGCGGGTGTCGGAGTACCTGCGCGGTCTCGAGGGCGTGGAGCAGACCACCTCGGTCATCGGCGGGCCGCATCAGCGCTTCACCCTCGTCTACGACGCCAAGGAGGCGAGCCCGGCCTATGCGCAGATCATCGTGCGCACCGATACCCGCGAGCGCATCGATGCCGTTTGGGACCAGGTCGACGCCTTCCTGAAGCAGGAGCTGTATTGGACCGACCCCATCCTTAAACGGATGATGATCGGCCCCGGTCGCGACAGCAAGATCGAGGCGCGCTTCCATGGACCGGACGCGGCGGTGCTGCGTGAGCTGGCTGGGGAGGCCAAGGCCATCATGCGCGCCGAGCCGGGCACCAAGGAGGTCCGCGACGATTGGCGCGAGCCGGTCAAGGTAGTGCGCCCGATCTTCAACGAGCAGGTCGGCCGACAGCTCGGGATCAGCCGCGAAGACCTCGCCGCCGCGCTGCAATACGCCTTCGAGGGCACCCAAGCTGGACTGTACCGCGACGGCGAGCGGCTGTTGCCGATCCTTTTGCGGGCGCCGGAGGAGGAGCGCGCCGATGTCGCCAACATCCAAGACATCCAGGTCTGGAGCCCGGTACTGCAGAAGGCGGTGCCCGTCGGCCAGGTGGTGAGCGGCTTCGAGACCGAATGGGAGAATCAGGTCATCGGCGGGCGCGACCGCATGCAGACCATCATCGCCTCCTGTAATCCCAAAGGCGCCTTGGCCGGTCCGCTGTTCGAGCAGCTGCGACCGCAGATCGAGGCCATCGCCCTGCCGCCCGGCTACAGCCTGTCCTGGGGCGGCGAATATGAGGACCAGACCAAGGCGCAATCCTCCCTGCTCGGCGCGCTGCCGCCGTCGTTCCTGATCATGATCCTGGTCAGCATCCTGCTCTTCGGCAAGCTCAAGCAGCCGCTGATCATCTGGCTCACGGTGCCGCTGGCGCTGGTCGGCATCACCGCCGGCCTGCTCGCCGTCGATGCCGCCTTCGACTTCATGTCACTGCTGGGCGCCCTGTCCCTGGTGGGGCTGCTGATCAAGAACGCCATCGTGCTCATCGAGGAGATCGACCAGCAGATCGAGACCGGCAAGCCGCCCTTCCCGGCCATCCTCGACTCCGGCGTCAGCCGCATGCGACCGGTATTGCTGGCGGCGGCCACCACCATCCTGGGTCTGATCCCGCTGCTGCCCGATGTCTTCTTCGTCAACATGGCCATCACCATGATGGCGGGGCTCGGCTTCGCGACGGTGCTGACGCTGGTGGTGGTGCCGACGCTGTATGCGATTCTGTTTCGGGTCCGAACGTAGAGCTGCTCTACATCAGTGCGTGCGAGCGGTCGAACGTCGTTTTTGGGTTCCCGGCCCGGTTGGCCTCTTACGCTGCGGAGGAATCAGGCGGATGCTCCAGTCAACGATACACTTGAAAATCCATTCAACGCTCAGGGCCACGCTGCTCGCATCGCCGACGTTAACGACCGAAGCGAATGCAATGTTCCAGAACAGCGCCGCCTTCGAACCGTTTGTTGCCCAGGGCCTGGATGCGACCGCCGAGGCCGGAACCATGACTGGTGAACAAAAGGATCAGCTCGCAATGCGGTTCAACGAAGGCAAGGCCGTATTCGTGTTGATCGGCAAGAGTTGGAAGATCGCGGCCAAGCTGACCGGATCGAGATACTGGCCGGACGACGAGCTGAATGGCCGCTGAGTGAGAGGATGATCCTCTCGCGCATCAACCGCCTCGTCCTGCGTATCGCCATTTCGCTGGCACTGGCGATCGCGATCCTGTGGGCGGGCGCGGCACTCTGGATCGACGGTCCCGAATCCCCCGTGCTCGCCGGTACGCTCGCAGGGGGCCTCGTGCTGCTCGCCGGGCTTTCGGCGCTGATGGTCCGTCCCTGGCGGCGGGCCGTCGTCGCGGTCTTCGTGCCCTTCGCGATCGTGCTTGGCTGGTGGCTGACGCTCGCGCCGAGCAACCAGCGTGATTGGCAGCCGGATGTCGCGCGGCTACCGACAGCGACCGTCGATGGCTCCATACTGACCCTACACAACGTCCGCAACTTCGCGTATCGCGGCGATCAGGCGTTCACCGAGCGTTGGGAGACCCGCACCTACGACCTCGACACCCTCGTCGGCTTCGACCTGTTCATCTCGTTTTGGGGGCCGACAGCCTATGGTCACACCATTGCGAGCTGGGAGTTCGCCGACGGGCGTCAACTTGCGGTCTCGATCGAGACGCGCAAAGAAATCGGCGAGGAGTACTCGGCCCTGCGGGGCTTTTTCCGTCAATACGAGCTCTACTACGTCGTCGCCGACGAGCGCGACGTCATCGGGGTTCGGGCAAACCAACGCGGCGAGACGGTCTACCTCTATCGATTGGGAGGGGCGCCGAGCACGGCCCGCGCGCTGCTGCTCGACTACGTCAAAGAGATCAACGCCATTTCCGAGCGACCGCGCTGGTACAACGCCCTGACCCACAATTGCACCACGACCATCTGGCACCATACGAAGGCGATCGGTATCGGCCCTACGATCGACTGGCGGTTGCTTGCGAACGGCTACGTCGTCGACCTTGCCTACGATCGCGGGACGGTCGACACCGGCCTCGGGCTCGATGAGCTGAAGCGCCGCAGCGATATCACCGCGCGCGCTCGGACGACCGGCGACCCGGAGGCGTTTTCGAGAGCCATCCGGGAGGGATTGCCGCCTCGACCTGATCACGGCGCCGCGAGTGCCGTCCCGCCTGCGCGCTGACTCTTGTTTCACGGGAAAACTGCATGAAACGCACGCTTAGATACGGAGACTATCTGCGAGCCGTCGGCGCCGGGCGGCGTGAGCTCAGCTACAACGCCATCCTGCCGACCCTGCACCGGGACGCGCAGGGGCGCCCGCTGCCGCCACCTACACCCAGCCCCATCCGTCTGCATCCCGACGAGGTCGCGGCGCTGTTGCGTCCCTATGTGTCGGTTCGTTTCATGGACCAGGTCAAGGCGGTGGTGCCGCTCGGGCTCTATCTCGCGCTGTTCCAGGTTCTGATCCTGCGCCAGCTGGTTGCGGACTCCTGGCTGATCAGCGCCGGCCTGTTCGCGGTGATCGTCGGGCTGATGTTCTTCATGGAGGGGCTGAAGCTCGGCCTGATGCCGTTCGGCGAGGTGATCGGGCATAGCCTGCCGCGCAAGTCGCCGCTTCCGCTGGTGCTCTTCATCACCCTGCTGCTCGGCATCGGCGTGACCTTCGCGGAGCCCGCCATCGGCGCGCTCCAAGCCGCGGGGCAGAACGTCTCGCCGGAGCGGGCACCCTATCTCTGGGTGCTGCTCAATCAGTGGTCGGGCGCGCTGGTACTGGTCATCGGCGCCAGCGTCGGTCTGGCGGCGGTGCTCGGCACGTTGCGCTTTCTGTATGGCTGGAGCCTGAAGCCGCTGATCTACGCCGCCCTGGTGCCGGTGATCGGACTGACCCTCTACGGCGCCGGCGACCCGGAGCTGGCCAAGGTGTTGGGGCTCGCTTGGGATGCCGGCGCCGTGACCACCGGGCCGGTCACGGTGCCGCTTGTGCTGGCGCTGGGCATTGGCATTGCGGCCGCCGCCGGCCGCGGGGATTCCGGTCTGTCCGGCTTCGGGATCGTGACCCTGGCGTCGCTGTTTCCCATCATCGGCGTGCTGCTGTTGACCTTCTACGTGGCCGGCACGGTCAGGCCCGCGGAGGTGCTCGCCGCCGCCACCGCCGCAGCGGCCATGCCGGCCGAGGCGCTCGCCTGGTATGAGCGCAGCCCAGGTGTCGAGATCGTCTTGGGGCTGCGCGCCATCCTGCCGCTGGTGATCTTCCTGTTCCTGATCCTGAAGCTGGTGCTGAAGGAGCCGTTGCCGCGCCCGCGGGAGATGTGGCTCGGCATCGGGCTGACGGTGCTCGGCATGTGCCTGTTCAACCTCGGGCTGACATACGGGCTGTCCATGCTCGGCGGGGGCGCCGGTGCCTTGGTGCCGGCCGCCTTCATGCAGGTGCCGGGCGCGGCGGGTTCGCCGCTGTACGTCTATGCGGTCGGGCTCACCCTGGCCCTGGTGTTCGCCTGGGTGCTCGGCTTCGGCGCCACCATCGCCGAGCCGGCCCTGAACGCACTCGGCGTCACCGCGGAGCAACTGACCAACGGCTTTTTCAAGAAGCGCACGCTGATCCTTGCGGTCTCGGTCGGCGTCGCCTGCGGCATTGCGCTCGGCCTGACCAAGCTGATCTTCGACCTGCCGCTGGCCTGGCTGGTGGTGCCGCCCTATCTGCTCGCCGCGGCCCTGACCGCGGTGTCCTCGGAGGAGTTCGTCAACGTCGCCTGGGACAGCGCCGGTGTCACCACCGGCCCCATCACGGTGCCGCTGGTGCTGGCGATGGGGCTCGGTTTCGGCAACGCGACCCAGGCCGTCGAGGGCTTCGGCATCCTCTGTCTGGCTTCCATCGGCCCGATCATCAGCGTGCTGTTGACGGGCCTTTGGGCGGGCATGCGGGCCAAGCTACAGGAGCGGGCCGCCCGGCATGCGCAGCCCATCCACCATGAGCAGGAGATTCAAACACAGGTATGAACGACAACAAGATCACCTATCTGATCGATGTAGCCATGATCACCTGCATCGTCTCGGCCGGGCGCGGCGACACCGTGATCAAGGCCGCACAGGCGATCGGGGCCACCGGCGCGCTGGTCTACCACGCCCGCGGCATCGGCCCACGGGAGCGGCTCGGACTGCTGGGCATCGCGATCGAGGCGGAGAAGGACGTCGTCAACGTCCTGGTCGCCAGCGATTACCAGGACGCGGTCTTCGAGGCGATCTACCGCGCCTCGGAGCTCAATGTGCCCGGTGCCGGCATGGCTTACATCACACCCATCGAGAGGTTGGCGACCTATATCCCACGCGAGATCCTGGAGCGCGTATCCGGCCAAGAGGATACGCCATGAGCGACCCGCAAACGCCGGCGCCCATCCCGGGCGCGGCCGCCAAGCTCATCTCCTGCATCCTGCCCGACGACGGTACCGAGCGGCGCTTGCTGGGCTGGCTGCGCGACCAACAGGGTATCCTGCGG
This region includes:
- a CDS encoding P-II family nitrogen regulator: MNDNKITYLIDVAMITCIVSAGRGDTVIKAAQAIGATGALVYHARGIGPRERLGLLGIAIEAEKDVVNVLVASDYQDAVFEAIYRASELNVPGAGMAYITPIERLATYIPREILERVSGQEDTP
- a CDS encoding DUF1538 domain-containing protein, whose product is MKRTLRYGDYLRAVGAGRRELSYNAILPTLHRDAQGRPLPPPTPSPIRLHPDEVAALLRPYVSVRFMDQVKAVVPLGLYLALFQVLILRQLVADSWLISAGLFAVIVGLMFFMEGLKLGLMPFGEVIGHSLPRKSPLPLVLFITLLLGIGVTFAEPAIGALQAAGQNVSPERAPYLWVLLNQWSGALVLVIGASVGLAAVLGTLRFLYGWSLKPLIYAALVPVIGLTLYGAGDPELAKVLGLAWDAGAVTTGPVTVPLVLALGIGIAAAAGRGDSGLSGFGIVTLASLFPIIGVLLLTFYVAGTVRPAEVLAAATAAAAMPAEALAWYERSPGVEIVLGLRAILPLVIFLFLILKLVLKEPLPRPREMWLGIGLTVLGMCLFNLGLTYGLSMLGGGAGALVPAAFMQVPGAAGSPLYVYAVGLTLALVFAWVLGFGATIAEPALNALGVTAEQLTNGFFKKRTLILAVSVGVACGIALGLTKLIFDLPLAWLVVPPYLLAAALTAVSSEEFVNVAWDSAGVTTGPITVPLVLAMGLGFGNATQAVEGFGILCLASIGPIISVLLTGLWAGMRAKLQERAARHAQPIHHEQEIQTQV